Proteins from a single region of Punica granatum isolate Tunisia-2019 chromosome 8, ASM765513v2, whole genome shotgun sequence:
- the LOC116188986 gene encoding 12-oxophytodienoate reductase 3-like isoform X2, with the protein MADPFKPLKMASFNLSHRFPDVPGIYTDEQVEAWKDVVDAVHAKGGIIFSQLWHAGRASHRVYQPDGQATVSSTSKAISENWKVVMPDRSQELFHRQPRALETSEISQVVEDFRQAAVNAIQAGFDGIEIHGAHGYLIDQFLKDMVNDREDEYGGPVENRCRFLMEVVQAVAEAIGIDRVAVRISPVFDYIDGVDSDPHKLGLEVVKRLNKLQEDLGSKLVYLHVTQPRFMASENSKRTTVEEAQLISLLRNAYEGTYVCSGGFTRESGVEALENGVADLIGYGRLFISNPDLVYRFKINAPLNPYNRETFYINDPVIGYTDYPFLDEKTHSSLKSQAENAIMFGATGN; encoded by the exons ATGGCCGATCCGTTTAAACCTCTCAAGATGGCCAGCTTCAATCTATCCCACAG GTTTCCAGATGTCCCGGGAATCTACACCGATGAACAAGTAGAAGCATGGAAAGATGTAGTGGATGCAGTGCATGCCAAAGGAGGCATCATCTTCAGTCAATTGTGGCATGCTGGCCGAGCATCGCATCGAG TATATCAGCCTGATGGACAAGCAACTGTTTCATCCACAAGCAAGGCCATATCTGAGAACTGGAAAGTAGTAATGCCTGACAGAAGCCAAGAGTTGTTTCACAGGCAACCCCGAGCTCTGGAGACATCTGAGATATCGCAGGTTGTGGAGGATTTTCGTCAGGCAGCAGTGAACGCGATCCAGGCAG GTTTCGATGGGATTGAGATACATGGGGCACATGGTTACCTGATCGATCAGTTCCTGAAGGATATGGTAAACGATAGGGAGGATGAATACGGTGGACCAGTTGAAAATAGATGCAGGTTTCTAATGGAAGTCGTTCAAGCAGTTGCCGAAGCCATCGGTATCGATCGTGTTGCCGTCAGGATTTCACCTGTTTTCGATTATATTGACGGGGTCGATTCTGATCCACATAAGCTTGGGCTGGAAGTCGTCAAGAGGCTAAATAAGCTTCAGGAGGACCTTGGATCAAAGCTCGTTTATTTACATGTCACGCAGCCTCGATTCATGGCATCTGAAAATAGTAAGAGGACCACAGTGGAGGAGGCTCAACTGATTagtcttctaaggaatgcctATGAAGGTACATACGTATGTAGCGGTGGGTTTACTCGAGAGTCGGGGGTGGAAGCGCTTGAGAATGGCGTTGCTGATCTAATTGGATATGGTCGCCTCTTCATTTCCAATCCTGACCTGGTCTACCGGTTCAAGATCAATGCGCCATTGAACCCATACAACAGAGAGACTTTCTATATCAATGATCCTGTCATTGGCTACACCGACTATCCTTTTCTCGATGAGAAAACACATAGTTCTTTGAAGTCTCAGGCAGAAAATGCTATTATGTTCGGGGCCACAGGGAATTAA
- the LOC116187881 gene encoding 12-oxophytodienoate reductase 3-like, whose product MDWVKVNTDNASMGNPGVAEADGLIRDEDDQWLTGFGQKIGIATSVIAELWGVLFGLEEEWHLGFRCVVLEMDSLMVQDLISIRGPNAPQLATLFILLSQIDQSNYLLIRESQRDMTDLFTPYKLGNFNLSHRIVLAPMTRCRAMNGIPSAAHVEYYTQRTTPGGLLITEGTLISDTAAGFPQTPGIYTEEQVEAWKEVVDSVHAKGGFIFCQLWHVGRASHTVYQPGGNAPISSTNKGISDKWEIIMPDGSLGPLSQPRALKTSEIPHVIEDYRQAAINANRAGFDGVEIHGAHGYLIDQFLKDVINDRTDEYGGSIENRCRFLMEIVQAVVAVAGVGRVGVRISPAIDHMDAMDSDPLNLGLAVIERLNALQEQLGLKLAYLHVTQPRFTVAGTKNLGEGGEEAKLMRAWRRAYQGTFMSSGGYTRELGMKDVVNGDADLISYGRLFISNPDLVFRFKINAPLNEYNRGTFYTSDPVIGYTDYPFLRE is encoded by the exons ATGGATTGGGTTAAAGTTAATACAGACAATGCCTCTATGGGAAACCCCGGGGTGGCCGAAGCGGATGGACTAATAAGAGATGAGGATGATCAGTGGCTCACGGGATTTGGTCAGAAAATCGGGATTGCCACCTCAGTAATTGCAGAGCTTTGGGGAGTCCTATTtgggcttgaagaagaatggcATCTTGGCTTTCGATGTGTTGTTTTAGAGATGGATTCCCTAATGGTCCAGGATTTGATCAGTATTCGTGGTCCTAATGCACCTCAATTAGCAACTTTG TTCATTCTCTTGTCTCAAATTGATCAATCGAATTATCTTCTGATCCGAGAAAGCCAAAGAGACATGACAGACCTATTTACTCCGTACAAGCTGGGCAACTTCAACCTCTCCCACAG GATCGTGCTAGCACCCATGACGAGATGCAGAGCAATGAATGGCATTCCGTCGGCAGCTCATGTTGAGTACTATACCCAGAGGACGACCCCCGGCGGACTCCTCATCACAGAAGGCACCCTCATCTCGGACACAGCTGCCGG GTTTCCGCAAACTCCGGGGATTTATACAGAAGAACAAGTCGAAGCCTGGAAGGAGGTCGTCGATAGTGTTCATGCCAAAGGTGGCTTCATTTTCTGTCAGTTGTGGCACGTCGGCCGTGCTTCCCATACCG TCTATCAGCCTGGAGGCAATGCACCGATTTCATCAACGAACAAGGGCATATCGGATAAATGGGAGATCATAATGCCAGACGGGAGCCTGGGGCCGCTATCGCAGCCTCGCGCCCTAAAGACATCTGAAAtaccgcacgtaatagaagaTTATCGTCAGGCAGCAATAAATGCCAATCGAGCAGGTTTTGATGGAGTTGAGATTCATGGGGCTCACGGCTATCTCATAGATCAATTCTTGAAAGATGTAATCAATGACCGGACTGACGAGTACGGTGGATCGATCGAGAACCGGTGCAGATTCTTGATGGAGATAGTGCAAGCAGTCGTTGCAGTGGCCGGTGTTGGTCGTGTCGGGGTTAGAATTTCACCTGCTATTGACCACATGGACGCCATGGACTCTGATCCGCTTAACCTTGGCCTTGCGGTCATCGAGAGACTAAATGCACTTCAAGAACAACTGGGCTTGAAGCTCGCTTACCTACACGTGACCCAACCTCGGTTCACGGTGGCTGGAACCAAAAATTTAGGCGAAGGAGGTGAAGAGGCGAAGCTGATGCGCGCTTGGAGGAGGGCATATCAAGGCACTTTCATGAGCAGTGGCGGTTACACTCGGGAGCTGGGGATGAAAGATGTGGTCAATGGAGATGCCGATTTAATATCATATGGCCGGCTCTTCATTTCGAACCCCGACTTGGTCTTCCGGTTCAAGATTAACGCGCCATTGAATGAGTACAATAGAGGGACTTTCTATACCTCAGACCCTGTTATTGGGTACACAGATTACCCCTTTCTTAGGGAGTGA
- the LOC116188986 gene encoding 12-oxophytodienoate reductase 3-like isoform X1 has product MADPFKPLKMASFNLSHRIVLAPLTRARALNGIPQPCMVVYYGQRATQGGLLIAEATAISETASGFPDVPGIYTDEQVEAWKDVVDAVHAKGGIIFSQLWHAGRASHRVYQPDGQATVSSTSKAISENWKVVMPDRSQELFHRQPRALETSEISQVVEDFRQAAVNAIQAGFDGIEIHGAHGYLIDQFLKDMVNDREDEYGGPVENRCRFLMEVVQAVAEAIGIDRVAVRISPVFDYIDGVDSDPHKLGLEVVKRLNKLQEDLGSKLVYLHVTQPRFMASENSKRTTVEEAQLISLLRNAYEGTYVCSGGFTRESGVEALENGVADLIGYGRLFISNPDLVYRFKINAPLNPYNRETFYINDPVIGYTDYPFLDEKTHSSLKSQAENAIMFGATGN; this is encoded by the exons ATGGCCGATCCGTTTAAACCTCTCAAGATGGCCAGCTTCAATCTATCCCACAG GATAGTCCTAGCTCCGTTGACAAGAGCCAGAGCTCTCAACGGAATTCCACAACCGTGTATGGTGGTCTACTATGGCCAACGCGCTACACAAGGTGGTCTCCTCATCGCCGAAGCCACTGCAATCTCTGAGACAGCGTCCGG GTTTCCAGATGTCCCGGGAATCTACACCGATGAACAAGTAGAAGCATGGAAAGATGTAGTGGATGCAGTGCATGCCAAAGGAGGCATCATCTTCAGTCAATTGTGGCATGCTGGCCGAGCATCGCATCGAG TATATCAGCCTGATGGACAAGCAACTGTTTCATCCACAAGCAAGGCCATATCTGAGAACTGGAAAGTAGTAATGCCTGACAGAAGCCAAGAGTTGTTTCACAGGCAACCCCGAGCTCTGGAGACATCTGAGATATCGCAGGTTGTGGAGGATTTTCGTCAGGCAGCAGTGAACGCGATCCAGGCAG GTTTCGATGGGATTGAGATACATGGGGCACATGGTTACCTGATCGATCAGTTCCTGAAGGATATGGTAAACGATAGGGAGGATGAATACGGTGGACCAGTTGAAAATAGATGCAGGTTTCTAATGGAAGTCGTTCAAGCAGTTGCCGAAGCCATCGGTATCGATCGTGTTGCCGTCAGGATTTCACCTGTTTTCGATTATATTGACGGGGTCGATTCTGATCCACATAAGCTTGGGCTGGAAGTCGTCAAGAGGCTAAATAAGCTTCAGGAGGACCTTGGATCAAAGCTCGTTTATTTACATGTCACGCAGCCTCGATTCATGGCATCTGAAAATAGTAAGAGGACCACAGTGGAGGAGGCTCAACTGATTagtcttctaaggaatgcctATGAAGGTACATACGTATGTAGCGGTGGGTTTACTCGAGAGTCGGGGGTGGAAGCGCTTGAGAATGGCGTTGCTGATCTAATTGGATATGGTCGCCTCTTCATTTCCAATCCTGACCTGGTCTACCGGTTCAAGATCAATGCGCCATTGAACCCATACAACAGAGAGACTTTCTATATCAATGATCCTGTCATTGGCTACACCGACTATCCTTTTCTCGATGAGAAAACACATAGTTCTTTGAAGTCTCAGGCAGAAAATGCTATTATGTTCGGGGCCACAGGGAATTAA